Proteins encoded by one window of Acaryochloris thomasi RCC1774:
- the ebsA gene encoding type IV pilus biogenesis protein EbsA: MAAVIETIQPAPPRDVNVYLPYYQGGKRDLLPLAISLYQQGNLEGYRGIEGGDNIPFVSTWNVSSLPADLTRCRMQFESDSDLSYELTITNFEFIGFLIEVITNYRRSKVADFPKTFYRKLLKLED, translated from the coding sequence ATGGCTGCTGTGATCGAAACCATTCAACCTGCCCCACCGAGAGATGTGAATGTCTATCTCCCCTACTATCAGGGCGGAAAGCGAGACCTTCTCCCCTTGGCAATTTCGCTCTACCAGCAAGGGAACTTAGAGGGGTATCGGGGCATTGAGGGCGGGGATAATATTCCTTTCGTCTCAACCTGGAACGTTTCCAGTCTTCCCGCAGACCTGACCCGCTGCCGCATGCAGTTTGAGAGCGACTCCGATTTAAGCTATGAACTCACGATCACCAATTTTGAGTTCATAGGGTTCTTGATCGAAGTAATCACGAACTATCGACGTTCCAAAGTTGCCGACTTCCCTAAGACCTTTTATCGTAAGCTTTTAAAGCTAGAAGATTGA
- a CDS encoding phosphotransacetylase family protein, which yields MAVKHLLIGSLEAYSGKSATILGLAQQLLSKDLQVAYGKPVSTLTAPSSPDGADEDIQFLKKTLGLATSQLRPTILWLDTPRLLQRMQGGDQIDYQQQLGQYGEGHEGDLVVLEGPSTLNEGQLFDLSLAQMAAVVDAEIVLIVRGHSPKLVDALVDAKRCLGDRLLGVLINDIPDAQFDTFTNQVKPFLEAQQIAVFGLMPRSSLLRSVSVQELVEQLQAEVLCGGDRLGLMVEQLTIGAMNVNSALKYFHKAINMAVVTGSDRTDLQLAALEASTQCLILTGRFAPNTIVLNRADDLEIPVLLVDSDTLTTVEIVDRAFGQVRLHEAVKVEYIEHLFKEHFDLDRLLTLLGLAPALSA from the coding sequence ATCGCTGTGAAGCATCTGCTGATTGGCTCATTGGAAGCATATAGTGGCAAGTCAGCTACGATTTTGGGACTGGCACAGCAGCTACTCTCTAAAGATTTACAGGTCGCCTACGGTAAGCCGGTCAGTACTTTAACGGCACCCTCATCCCCCGATGGTGCAGATGAGGATATCCAGTTTCTGAAAAAGACGCTGGGCTTGGCCACCTCCCAGCTCCGGCCGACAATTCTCTGGCTCGATACACCACGGCTTCTGCAGCGAATGCAAGGTGGTGACCAAATAGACTATCAGCAGCAGCTCGGTCAATACGGTGAGGGACATGAGGGCGATCTGGTTGTTCTAGAAGGCCCTAGCACACTCAATGAAGGCCAGCTCTTTGATTTATCGCTAGCTCAAATGGCTGCTGTTGTCGATGCTGAGATTGTTCTAATTGTGCGCGGTCATTCTCCAAAGCTCGTCGATGCGCTGGTGGATGCCAAGCGATGTTTAGGAGATCGGCTGCTGGGAGTATTGATTAACGATATTCCTGACGCGCAGTTTGACACGTTTACAAACCAGGTGAAGCCCTTTTTAGAAGCGCAGCAGATTGCGGTTTTTGGATTGATGCCTCGCAGTTCACTGCTGCGGAGCGTTAGTGTCCAAGAGCTAGTGGAGCAGCTTCAGGCAGAGGTTCTTTGTGGCGGAGACCGTTTGGGCCTAATGGTGGAGCAGCTCACGATTGGGGCCATGAACGTTAACTCTGCTCTCAAGTATTTTCATAAGGCAATCAACATGGCGGTGGTCACCGGTAGCGATCGCACCGATCTCCAGCTTGCCGCCTTAGAGGCTTCAACCCAGTGCCTAATTTTGACAGGCCGATTTGCGCCGAACACAATTGTTCTCAATCGCGCTGATGATCTAGAAATTCCGGTGCTGTTGGTGGATTCAGACACGCTAACCACTGTCGAAATTGTGGATCGGGCCTTTGGACAGGTGCGGCTCCATGAGGCCGTCAAAGTGGAATACATTGAGCATCTGTTCAAGGAGCACTTTGATCTCGATCGTTTATTGACGCTGTTAGGGCTAGCACCCGCGCTGTCGGCGTGA
- a CDS encoding TIGR02450 family Trp-rich protein, whose protein sequence is MKKQKFPHLLGSKWTARETTFGWRHFRVISRKNEGTLVFAELVSACDPSVRFWTSTKSLGDRDLWQPGWKTLKEQA, encoded by the coding sequence GTGAAGAAGCAGAAGTTCCCTCATCTTTTGGGGTCTAAATGGACTGCCCGAGAGACAACCTTTGGCTGGCGACATTTCCGGGTGATCAGTCGCAAGAATGAAGGGACGTTAGTGTTTGCCGAGCTCGTGTCGGCCTGTGACCCCAGCGTTCGATTTTGGACAAGTACAAAATCGTTGGGCGATCGCGACCTCTGGCAGCCGGGTTGGAAAACTTTAAAAGAGCAGGCTTAA
- a CDS encoding translation initiation factor, which yields MKRSKQNPATDRAVYSEFGGAEANPLSRPDPPTSEQKLTVQASRKGRKGKTVTVVSGFQISAAKLTELAKKLKSQCGSGGTVKEQTIEIQGDHSQKLAEALKKLGYPVKVSGG from the coding sequence ATGAAACGTTCAAAGCAAAACCCCGCCACCGACCGCGCTGTCTACAGTGAGTTTGGTGGTGCTGAAGCCAATCCCCTCTCGCGACCGGACCCGCCGACCTCAGAGCAAAAGCTGACGGTGCAGGCCTCTCGAAAGGGCCGTAAAGGCAAAACAGTGACGGTGGTGAGCGGTTTTCAGATTTCAGCCGCCAAACTGACAGAGCTAGCAAAGAAGCTGAAAAGTCAGTGCGGGAGCGGCGGCACCGTTAAAGAGCAGACCATTGAAATTCAAGGTGATCACAGCCAGAAGCTAGCAGAAGCGCTAAAGAAACTCGGGTACCCCGTCAAAGTGAGCGGCGGTTAA
- the leuC gene encoding 3-isopropylmalate dehydratase large subunit, translating to MSQGTLFDKVWDLHTVGVLPSGQTQLFIGLHLIHEVTSPQAFAMLKERGLKVLYPQRTIATVDHIVPTEDQARPFADVLAEEMMQALEQSCKEHNITFHNIGSGNQGIVHVIAPEQGLTQPGMTIACGDSHTSTHGAFGAISFGIGTSQVRDVLASQTLALAKLKVRRVEVNGSLRSGVYAKDVILHIIRNLGVKGGVGYAYEFAGTTFEQMNMEERMTVCNMSIEGGARCGYVNPDQITFDYIQGKDFAPKAADWEQAVSWWTSLQSDPDAVYDDVVVFDAADIAPTVTWGITPGQGIAVNEVVPRPEALPESERVIASEAYKYMELEAGAPIQGTKVDVCFIGSCTNGRLSDLQEVAHFAKGKHVAKGVKAFVVPGSERVKQQAEAEGLDKIFQEAGFEWREAGCSMCLAMNPDKLQGNQLSASSSNRNFKGRQGSSSGRTLLMSPVMVAAAAVTGEVTDVRSLI from the coding sequence ATGAGCCAAGGCACACTGTTTGATAAAGTCTGGGATTTACACACGGTGGGGGTTTTGCCCTCCGGTCAGACTCAGCTATTTATTGGTTTGCACTTAATTCACGAGGTCACGAGTCCCCAGGCATTTGCCATGTTGAAGGAGCGAGGGCTAAAGGTTCTCTACCCACAGCGGACGATCGCAACGGTAGACCACATTGTCCCCACTGAAGATCAGGCTCGCCCCTTTGCCGATGTGCTTGCAGAGGAAATGATGCAGGCGCTAGAGCAAAGCTGCAAAGAACACAACATTACCTTCCACAATATTGGCTCGGGCAATCAGGGGATTGTGCATGTGATTGCCCCAGAACAGGGACTGACGCAGCCAGGGATGACCATTGCCTGCGGAGATAGTCATACGTCAACTCATGGAGCTTTTGGTGCGATCTCATTTGGTATCGGCACCAGCCAAGTCCGTGATGTCCTTGCCTCTCAGACCCTCGCCCTCGCTAAGCTGAAGGTTCGCCGGGTCGAAGTCAACGGCTCCCTCAGGTCTGGGGTATACGCCAAAGACGTAATCCTCCACATCATTCGCAACTTGGGCGTCAAGGGCGGCGTGGGCTACGCCTATGAGTTTGCAGGGACTACCTTTGAGCAGATGAACATGGAAGAGCGGATGACCGTCTGCAATATGTCCATCGAAGGTGGTGCGCGGTGTGGCTACGTGAACCCTGATCAAATTACGTTCGATTATATACAAGGTAAAGACTTTGCCCCCAAAGCAGCAGACTGGGAGCAGGCCGTTTCATGGTGGACCAGCCTCCAAAGCGATCCAGATGCCGTATACGACGATGTTGTTGTATTTGACGCTGCAGACATTGCCCCCACCGTCACTTGGGGCATCACACCCGGCCAAGGAATCGCTGTCAATGAGGTCGTTCCACGACCTGAGGCTCTGCCAGAGTCAGAGCGCGTCATTGCCTCTGAGGCGTATAAATATATGGAGCTAGAGGCCGGTGCGCCTATACAAGGTACAAAGGTAGACGTCTGTTTTATCGGCAGCTGCACCAATGGACGGCTGAGCGATCTGCAAGAAGTTGCCCACTTTGCCAAAGGGAAGCACGTTGCCAAAGGCGTAAAAGCCTTTGTTGTTCCGGGTTCTGAACGGGTCAAGCAGCAGGCTGAAGCTGAAGGTTTAGACAAAATCTTTCAAGAAGCTGGTTTTGAATGGCGTGAGGCAGGCTGCTCCATGTGCTTAGCCATGAATCCCGACAAGCTACAGGGCAATCAGTTAAGCGCCTCATCTTCTAATCGCAACTTCAAAGGGCGGCAAGGCTCATCTTCAGGACGGACGTTGCTCATGAGTCCGGTGATGGTGGCGGCCGCAGCCGTAACCGGTGAAGTTACCGATGTTCGCAGTTTGATCTAG
- a CDS encoding glycosyltransferase family 2 protein: MLKPQYSFIVPVFNEEETLPELYKRVSAVMDQMDGPVELVLVNDGSNDRSLAEMRVLRQRDSRVCYVSLARNFGHQTAVTAGLNFIQGQVAVILDADLQDPPELIPEMVGLWQQGYQVVYAQRSRRRHAGWFKRLTAYGFYRILQRLSDVTIPSDTGDFCLLDRQVVDLLNAMPERNRYIRGLRSWVGFRQTAIRFERDSRFAGEVKYTLRKSFALAINSILSFSQVPLRLATYLGLLSASFALIMMFVVLYWRLFSISPQLVGFSIITIAQFFLGAVQLICIGILGEYIGRIYEEVKARPLYTVSEIVGLSNTEDNRRESLPCYRNKDSGV, translated from the coding sequence ATGCTCAAACCTCAGTATTCCTTCATTGTTCCTGTTTTTAATGAAGAAGAGACCCTTCCTGAGTTGTATAAACGGGTGAGTGCCGTTATGGATCAGATGGACGGTCCCGTCGAGCTGGTTCTAGTGAATGATGGCAGCAATGATCGATCTTTAGCCGAGATGCGGGTGCTTCGGCAGCGGGACTCACGGGTTTGCTACGTGAGCTTAGCGCGCAACTTCGGCCATCAGACGGCCGTGACGGCGGGGCTAAATTTTATTCAAGGTCAAGTTGCGGTGATTCTCGATGCCGATTTACAGGATCCGCCAGAGTTGATTCCTGAGATGGTTGGTCTATGGCAACAGGGGTATCAAGTTGTGTACGCACAGCGGTCGAGGCGTCGTCATGCAGGATGGTTTAAAAGACTGACGGCCTATGGCTTTTATCGCATTCTGCAAAGATTGTCAGATGTCACAATACCCAGCGACACCGGTGATTTTTGTTTGTTGGATCGTCAAGTCGTTGATCTACTCAACGCAATGCCAGAAAGAAATCGCTATATTCGCGGGTTGCGATCGTGGGTTGGTTTTAGGCAGACGGCCATTCGCTTTGAACGAGATTCTCGCTTTGCTGGTGAGGTCAAGTACACCCTGCGTAAGTCCTTCGCCCTAGCAATTAACAGCATCCTCTCGTTTTCACAGGTGCCGTTGCGCTTGGCAACATATCTAGGGCTGCTGTCAGCCAGTTTTGCCCTAATCATGATGTTTGTCGTGCTTTACTGGCGATTGTTTAGTATCTCCCCTCAGCTTGTTGGGTTTAGCATTATCACCATTGCCCAATTTTTTCTGGGGGCCGTACAGCTAATCTGCATCGGAATTTTGGGGGAGTACATTGGGCGCATATACGAAGAAGTCAAAGCTCGCCCTTTATACACAGTTAGCGAGATTGTAGGTCTTAGCAACACAGAAGACAATCGACGCGAATCCTTGCCCTGTTATCGGAACAAGGACTCTGGCGTATAG
- the cax gene encoding calcium/proton exchanger, translating to MTLKDRIFIALLVFIPISIAAHLLHWGSLTVFILSALAIVPLASWMGAATEEIAVVVGPSAGGLLNATFGNATELIIALIALRAGLVEVVKASITGSIIGNLLLVMGLSMFLGGLRYKEQEFQPVVARVNASSMNLAVIAILLPTAIQFSSDRGLALNEIEKLSIGVAIVLILVYGLTLLFSMKTHSYLYDVGVAGTEEKEVEAAEHAPPNLKLWVGVLLAATLAVAIESELLVGSLEVATEQLGLTPLFTGVILLPIIGNAAEHTTAVTVAMKDKMDLSVSVAVGSSLQIALFVAPILVIAGWFLGQPMDLDFNPFELVAVVVAVLIANSISSDGKSNWLEGILLLAAYVVLGLSFYFLPAS from the coding sequence GTGACCTTAAAAGATCGTATCTTTATCGCTCTGCTCGTCTTTATCCCTATCTCCATTGCCGCCCACTTACTTCATTGGGGATCGCTGACGGTTTTCATTCTGTCAGCATTGGCTATCGTCCCCCTCGCCTCTTGGATGGGGGCTGCAACAGAAGAGATCGCTGTGGTTGTCGGTCCCTCTGCAGGTGGGCTGCTCAACGCCACATTCGGCAATGCGACAGAACTGATCATTGCCTTGATTGCCCTCCGCGCCGGACTGGTGGAAGTGGTCAAAGCCAGCATTACCGGATCGATTATTGGCAACCTCTTACTGGTCATGGGTTTATCCATGTTCCTAGGGGGACTGCGCTACAAAGAACAGGAGTTTCAGCCGGTGGTGGCTCGCGTTAACGCTTCATCAATGAATTTAGCTGTGATCGCAATTTTGCTGCCCACCGCGATTCAGTTCTCTTCAGACCGGGGCTTGGCACTCAACGAGATTGAAAAATTATCGATTGGCGTGGCCATTGTTTTAATTCTGGTTTACGGTCTCACACTTCTATTCTCAATGAAGACGCATTCTTATCTCTACGACGTGGGTGTTGCGGGTACTGAGGAAAAGGAAGTTGAGGCAGCAGAACACGCCCCCCCCAATTTGAAGCTATGGGTGGGTGTTTTATTGGCTGCAACTTTAGCCGTCGCCATAGAGTCTGAACTCTTGGTCGGCAGTTTAGAGGTGGCAACAGAACAGTTGGGCTTAACGCCACTCTTTACTGGCGTCATTTTGCTACCGATTATTGGCAATGCAGCAGAACATACCACCGCCGTCACCGTAGCCATGAAAGACAAAATGGACCTTTCTGTTTCGGTGGCTGTGGGGTCGAGCTTACAAATTGCCCTGTTTGTAGCCCCTATCCTAGTGATTGCAGGCTGGTTCTTAGGGCAGCCAATGGATCTAGACTTCAATCCGTTTGAGCTAGTGGCGGTTGTCGTCGCAGTCTTGATTGCCAATTCGATCAGCTCTGATGGCAAATCGAACTGGCTAGAAGGTATTCTGCTGCTTGCGGCCTACGTGGTCCTTGGGCTTTCTTTCTATTTTCTACCTGCTAGCTAG
- a CDS encoding DUF3536 domain-containing protein, with protein sequence MQTLQPDHSVESASRPFNSASETLASPHISKDLGVYITVHGHFYQPPRENPYLGIIEGQSSAAPFRNWNERIHHECYRPNAFARILNDQGEVVDIVNNFEYLSFNIGPTLMSWLEHYDAEVYQRILEADRKSCERLNGHGNAIAQVYNHIILPLANERDKVTQVRWGKADFQARFGREPEGMWLAEAAVDYPTLEVLIQEGIRFIILAPSQAEKCRPLISSDAISSEVSDDPWYAVGGGQIDPVRPYRCFLPDGDRSCDYIDIFFYDGPISADIGFDDVLSTSGNFAGRLGQAVRQQHDEAQIISVATDGETFGHHKSDTEKALAYALTTTFPKQGWTVTNYAHYLSLHPPIWEVELKSVTAWSCAHGVGRWQDDCGCGGEGSLWHQQWRRPLRNALDWLRDQLSALYIEKGEPLLSDPWQARDQYVQVLGQPPISTLWDDHADDDRVMEFLQRQQQHPLTAEEQVDALRLLEMQRHTLLMYTSCGWFFAELSRPEGVQILRYAARAIALAADVTGIDLEADFIQRLALAPSNVDAFQNGAGVYEQLVKPSQVSLQQVAAHYAMNSLFNTYPDQERIYCYQVQKLDYQLQHIGSLTLAVGQLCLTSEVTHESEQLVFGVLHLGGWDFHCGVQPFAGRKHYAEVKEQLFNGLHQGVAPVVLALDRTFGSRHFGLQDLFPDERQRMMTLLTQSTLNRLDQLYSQVYRDNYGVLMAFQQDNLAVPQPLLMAAQVALSHRAMHALRGLEQDLSSMAADEKLGSRYFVEVDAIATETNHLNCTLTLEGAEKSLADLTLRLLWQLLQDEDLEHLQIRLQHLDQLLAVGPKLGLTLSLNPAQELYFHHLQTQLVPQCQQYAAEPGIESLVDKGQARIPKAQLRQLLKLGQKLSVAVDPFVDMLTG encoded by the coding sequence ATGCAGACTCTACAACCCGATCATAGTGTTGAATCGGCTTCACGACCGTTTAATAGCGCGTCGGAGACTCTAGCCTCGCCCCATATATCGAAGGATTTGGGCGTTTACATCACGGTTCACGGCCACTTTTATCAGCCGCCCCGCGAGAATCCCTATTTGGGGATCATTGAGGGGCAATCCAGTGCGGCCCCTTTCCGCAATTGGAATGAACGCATCCACCACGAATGCTATCGCCCTAATGCCTTTGCTCGGATCCTTAATGATCAGGGTGAGGTTGTTGATATCGTCAACAATTTTGAGTACCTGAGCTTCAACATCGGTCCGACGTTGATGAGCTGGCTAGAACACTACGATGCGGAGGTCTACCAGCGTATTCTAGAGGCAGATCGCAAAAGTTGTGAGCGTCTCAATGGCCACGGCAATGCGATCGCACAGGTCTATAACCACATCATCCTGCCCCTCGCCAATGAGCGGGATAAAGTCACCCAAGTCCGCTGGGGTAAAGCTGACTTCCAGGCTCGGTTTGGTCGAGAGCCAGAGGGCATGTGGCTCGCGGAAGCTGCTGTTGACTACCCAACACTGGAGGTGCTGATTCAAGAAGGGATTCGCTTCATTATTTTGGCCCCTTCCCAAGCGGAGAAATGCCGTCCGCTGATTTCTTCTGACGCTATTTCCTCTGAAGTCTCTGACGACCCCTGGTATGCGGTGGGAGGCGGTCAAATCGATCCGGTGCGCCCCTATCGCTGCTTTTTGCCGGACGGAGATCGCAGTTGTGACTACATCGATATCTTCTTCTACGACGGCCCGATTTCGGCTGATATTGGCTTTGATGATGTGCTTAGCACCTCAGGCAACTTTGCCGGTCGTTTAGGCCAAGCTGTTCGTCAGCAACACGACGAGGCACAGATCATTTCCGTGGCCACCGATGGCGAAACCTTTGGTCATCACAAATCAGATACGGAAAAAGCCCTTGCCTATGCCTTAACAACAACCTTCCCAAAGCAGGGCTGGACGGTCACCAACTATGCTCACTATCTGAGTTTGCACCCGCCCATCTGGGAGGTGGAGCTAAAATCTGTGACGGCCTGGAGCTGCGCCCACGGTGTGGGTCGCTGGCAAGATGACTGTGGCTGCGGGGGGGAAGGCAGTCTCTGGCACCAGCAGTGGCGGCGTCCCCTACGGAATGCTCTAGATTGGCTCAGAGACCAGCTCAGTGCGCTTTACATAGAAAAGGGAGAACCCCTGCTCAGCGATCCCTGGCAGGCGCGAGATCAGTATGTTCAAGTTTTGGGTCAGCCCCCGATCTCAACCCTGTGGGATGATCACGCGGATGACGATCGAGTCATGGAATTCTTGCAGCGTCAGCAGCAGCATCCGCTGACGGCTGAGGAACAGGTCGATGCCCTGCGGCTGCTAGAAATGCAGCGCCACACGTTATTGATGTATACGAGCTGCGGCTGGTTCTTTGCTGAACTCTCTCGCCCAGAAGGGGTTCAGATCCTACGGTACGCGGCGCGCGCTATTGCCCTAGCGGCGGATGTAACCGGCATTGATTTAGAGGCAGACTTTATCCAGCGGCTGGCTTTGGCCCCTAGTAACGTGGATGCATTTCAAAATGGGGCTGGTGTCTATGAGCAACTGGTGAAGCCGTCTCAGGTCAGTCTGCAGCAGGTGGCGGCCCACTACGCGATGAATTCGCTCTTTAATACCTATCCCGATCAGGAGCGTATTTATTGCTACCAGGTCCAGAAGCTGGACTATCAACTACAGCACATTGGTTCTCTGACGTTGGCGGTGGGACAGCTCTGCCTGACCTCTGAAGTAACCCATGAGTCGGAGCAGTTGGTCTTTGGAGTACTGCATCTAGGAGGCTGGGACTTCCATTGTGGGGTACAGCCATTTGCAGGCCGCAAGCATTACGCCGAGGTTAAGGAGCAGCTATTTAACGGGCTACATCAGGGGGTTGCTCCCGTTGTGTTAGCCCTTGATAGAACGTTTGGTTCTCGCCACTTCGGTCTGCAAGATCTGTTTCCTGATGAGCGCCAGCGGATGATGACGTTGCTGACCCAAAGTACGCTCAATCGCTTGGACCAGCTCTATTCACAGGTTTACCGCGATAACTATGGGGTCTTAATGGCCTTCCAGCAGGATAATCTGGCGGTGCCGCAGCCTTTGTTAATGGCGGCTCAGGTGGCACTTAGTCATCGAGCGATGCATGCCCTTAGAGGTTTGGAGCAGGATCTGAGCAGTATGGCAGCGGACGAGAAGCTGGGGAGTCGGTATTTTGTGGAAGTGGATGCGATCGCAACCGAAACCAACCACCTCAACTGCACCTTAACCCTCGAAGGGGCCGAGAAATCACTGGCAGATCTAACCTTACGGCTCCTTTGGCAGCTCCTGCAAGACGAAGATCTTGAACATCTACAGATTCGGCTGCAGCACCTCGACCAGCTCCTAGCCGTGGGACCAAAACTCGGTTTAACCCTGTCTCTAAACCCTGCACAGGAACTCTACTTCCACCATTTGCAGACGCAGCTTGTCCCTCAGTGTCAGCAGTACGCTGCTGAACCAGGTATAGAATCCTTAGTAGACAAAGGACAGGCTAGGATACCTAAAGCACAACTGCGTCAGCTTCTTAAACTAGGTCAAAAGCTGTCGGTTGCTGTCGATCCTTTTGTAGACATGCTAACTGGGTGA
- a CDS encoding sulfite exporter TauE/SafE family protein has product MITALISTKALLLLSGLAAGLLAGVLGIGGGVLLVPLLVGFGYPPVQAVGTSTLGILIIAFGGTLQNLRSGYLRLNSILMLGLPSIVTAQLGAFCASQVWEPLLLGSFGLLLWATIYLVDLRKRLTRLPGGSKMQPTRNPLFARLTTGSLSGFLAGFFGVGGGVVLVPLQIWLVGESMKVAIQTSLGVIMITALSALVGHAIANNVLLTEGLLVGIGGFLGAQISTRFLPKLPEQIVSRLFRSMLALLSIYVFWQAWQLMNAA; this is encoded by the coding sequence GTGATCACCGCTCTCATTTCGACGAAGGCCCTGCTGCTGCTCTCCGGATTGGCAGCAGGGCTTTTAGCGGGTGTTCTCGGAATTGGTGGAGGTGTCCTCTTGGTGCCGCTATTGGTGGGATTTGGCTACCCGCCAGTCCAAGCAGTGGGCACCAGCACCCTCGGAATTCTGATCATTGCCTTTGGCGGTACGCTGCAAAATCTGCGGTCCGGCTATCTCCGCCTCAACTCAATTTTGATGTTAGGTCTACCGTCGATCGTCACAGCCCAACTGGGAGCCTTCTGCGCCAGTCAAGTCTGGGAACCGCTCTTGCTAGGTTCCTTTGGGCTCCTGCTTTGGGCCACGATTTATTTAGTAGATTTGCGGAAAAGGCTGACTCGTTTACCCGGCGGCTCTAAGATGCAGCCCACGAGGAATCCACTGTTTGCCCGCCTCACCACCGGCAGTCTCTCAGGATTCCTGGCTGGATTTTTTGGCGTTGGTGGGGGTGTGGTGCTGGTGCCACTGCAGATTTGGCTGGTGGGAGAGTCGATGAAGGTGGCCATTCAAACCAGCCTAGGCGTAATTATGATTACGGCACTGTCGGCGCTGGTAGGACATGCGATCGCAAATAATGTCTTGCTCACCGAAGGCTTGCTCGTAGGCATCGGTGGATTTTTGGGCGCGCAAATCAGCACCCGTTTCTTGCCCAAACTCCCTGAGCAGATTGTGAGCCGGTTGTTTCGCTCCATGCTGGCCCTGCTATCAATTTATGTTTTCTGGCAGGCTTGGCAGCTAATGAACGCAGCTTAA
- a CDS encoding MGMT family protein codes for MAQNNPLYEQIYDLVRQIPVGQVATYGQIAALLGRPRNARQVGYALFRVAPDADVPWHRVVNAKGEISQSPQRQGSDDLQRILLEQEDVIFNTTDRINLRQYQWEAKLMPLNAPHLQK; via the coding sequence ATGGCTCAAAACAATCCGCTATACGAGCAAATCTACGACCTCGTCCGCCAAATTCCGGTGGGGCAGGTGGCAACCTATGGCCAGATCGCGGCATTGTTGGGGCGACCGCGAAATGCTCGACAGGTGGGGTATGCGCTGTTTAGGGTTGCGCCGGATGCCGATGTCCCCTGGCATCGCGTTGTGAATGCGAAGGGTGAAATTTCTCAATCGCCCCAGCGACAGGGCAGTGACGATCTGCAGCGCATTTTGCTAGAGCAAGAGGATGTAATCTTCAATACGACCGATCGCATTAATTTAAGACAGTATCAGTGGGAAGCAAAATTAATGCCCCTCAATGCCCCTCATCTTCAAAAATAG
- a CDS encoding riboflavin synthase, with protein MFTGLVQGTGYLRSKGANQLLVTCPHQPWVKTIALGDSVAVDGVCLTVETLVPGGFVVTTSPETLQRTTLERRVNVQVPVNLEPALQVGDRLGGHFVTGHIDDVGTVEEIIQTGESWIIRFGAPTAVANHIVSKGSIAVNGISLTVADCNTEGTWFTVAVIPHSFAETNLQQLHVGHWVNLETDVLSKYVAKFLRTPAPDLHPTSMPTLSPEFLAEHGFG; from the coding sequence ATGTTCACAGGACTTGTACAGGGGACCGGCTATCTCAGATCCAAAGGGGCCAATCAGTTGCTCGTGACCTGTCCGCACCAGCCCTGGGTTAAGACGATAGCTTTGGGCGATAGCGTAGCCGTTGATGGCGTGTGTCTAACGGTGGAGACCTTGGTACCGGGGGGATTTGTCGTCACGACCTCGCCGGAGACCCTGCAGCGGACCACCCTAGAGCGGCGGGTCAATGTTCAAGTTCCCGTCAACCTAGAGCCAGCTCTGCAGGTCGGCGACCGCCTGGGTGGACATTTCGTCACTGGTCACATTGATGATGTCGGGACGGTGGAAGAAATTATTCAGACGGGTGAGTCCTGGATCATTCGTTTTGGTGCCCCGACCGCTGTGGCAAACCATATCGTCTCGAAGGGCAGTATTGCCGTGAACGGCATCAGTCTGACCGTGGCTGACTGCAATACAGAGGGCACCTGGTTTACGGTGGCCGTGATTCCCCATAGCTTTGCGGAGACAAATTTGCAGCAGCTTCATGTCGGTCACTGGGTTAATCTCGAAACCGATGTATTGAGCAAATATGTCGCTAAATTTCTGAGAACGCCCGCCCCAGACCTACATCCAACCTCCATGCCAACCCTTTCGCCTGAGTTCCTGGCAGAACATGGTTTTGGATAG
- a CDS encoding bifunctional nuclease family protein — translation MIEMNVAGIALDASSRLPIVLLKDGTGRRALPIWIGQTEARAILSALENQKTQRPMTHDLMSNCLTEWDLELTRVVIHSLEDSTYYAIMTLEQGEIKKEIDARPSDAIALALRMNTPIWVLEEVVADASIPVDQEADEQEQEEFREFLENIRPGDFLKSSGGGEATG, via the coding sequence ATGATTGAAATGAATGTTGCAGGTATTGCCCTGGATGCCTCCAGTCGCCTACCCATTGTGCTGCTTAAGGATGGGACGGGGCGTCGTGCACTGCCGATCTGGATCGGTCAAACCGAAGCGCGAGCCATTCTCAGTGCCCTTGAAAATCAAAAAACGCAGCGCCCCATGACCCACGATCTGATGTCAAACTGTTTGACAGAATGGGATCTAGAGCTAACCCGCGTCGTTATTCACTCACTGGAAGACAGCACCTACTACGCGATCATGACCCTGGAGCAGGGAGAGATAAAGAAAGAGATTGATGCCAGGCCCAGCGATGCAATAGCACTGGCTCTCCGCATGAATACCCCCATCTGGGTTCTTGAAGAGGTGGTCGCAGATGCTTCTATTCCTGTCGATCAAGAGGCTGATGAACAGGAACAGGAAGAATTCCGTGAGTTTTTAGAGAATATTAGACCAGGTGATTTTCTCAAGAGTTCTGGGGGCGGTGAAGCAACGGGTTAA